A region of Dethiosulfovibrio russensis DNA encodes the following proteins:
- a CDS encoding helix-turn-helix domain-containing protein translates to MGGKRGRLIGASDRRKAVELIEEAVSSGATQAKACREVGITERTFQRWCKEGHVKEDQRPHAPRKT, encoded by the coding sequence CTGGGGGGAAAACGAGGACGACTGATCGGTGCCTCGGATCGCCGTAAAGCAGTAGAACTGATCGAAGAAGCCGTATCGAGCGGAGCTACCCAGGCTAAAGCCTGTAGAGAGGTCGGCATAACTGAGAGAACCTTCCAGAGATGGTGCAAAGAGGGCCATGTAAAAGAGGACCAAAGACCTCACGCTCCCAGAAAGAC